The genomic stretch AACATGCCTGAAGGACTGAAACACCAAAGTATTCTCTCACTCCTTGAAATTCCAGcgttctttttcttgttttaggaagatcccaaatccatcctttGGTGTTTGTTTTATATTTGGCTGCCACAATTACAGAATTTCAGGAAAACTTTGCttaaccaattttttttttttttttccacttggaAGACTCAAGTATGAAAAGCCCCTACAGATGGTACTTTAAgcttctgaatattttatttaattactaGCCACATGCACATAAACTAAATTGCAGTACTTTAATTGTACAAGTAAAATCTCaagcagccagcacaggaaCAGCTACAGAACATGCTGGCTGGGATCTACACTCGTTGTCTGGGTTTATGCTTATACCATAAATTCAGCATGCAAAATAGGCCTTAAGCTGCCTGTTTACACAAAAGGTGGGACACAAAAGGTGGCAACCATGTACCATATAGTTCAGGGAGTATAACATTCTGAACTGTGATAGCACACATTTTTTATCttgctgtgaatttttttcccccccacacAAAATACTATATTTAGTGTCTCCTGTTTTCCTAGCTAGGGCATTATTCCTTCATAATGGTGGTGGTTGGGGGGGCATGGAGaatgagggagctgggctgggagcaggggtCTCGTTCTGCCTCCCCTCCCTGGTGTGGGCTTGCTGCACGATGACACCACCACATTATgtaaaatgcaagaaaaaactCATTCATGATCCAGTGCTAAATACTCTTATCACTTACCTACCCAAAACATCACTGTTCACTCAAGTACTGAGAGCATAAAGGCAGCCTTGAAAGCTGGTAGCATTATCACCTGGGCAGGTAACAGAACAAGCTCTGCTTATGcgtattttaaaaaaaacagaacaaaacaaaaccacaccaTCCCTGTGTTTTCCCACAACTGGCAACATGAATCTGACCAGAGTAGATTCCCTGGAAAGCAGCCAAATCATGATATTTATAAAGATCTTGTCTATATCCATGGACACACTTGTGAAGATCTACATATAGTGGTTTTCATTATTAATTGTATCTTCTCCAAACTTTTATTCTCATCTTGTTTCCACTATTTTCCTGTGTATTTCTTAATTTGAGAGCTTCTTTTCCCTggcttttatgtatttttctcctgttttcacaTATCCAAACACCTTCACTGTGACTTTCTTAACTGAGTATGGGCTGTGTTGCATTGCATTTCCAGCACGAAAACAAAATGTACAAGCTGTTCTTCACATCACCCTTCTCCAAACACCGTGAGGTTAACTGTCataggaaaaaacacagaagcaatgcagaaaaaaaaaaaagcaatgcagAAGACAGAGGAGCTGTTCAGAAAGACAGTTTCTGAAAAACATACAttgaaattgcttttatttttgctggaattaaaaaaacataagaATATTGACATTGCATTTAAAACCCCCAGGAAGTTAAAGATTATACATTTTTGCATCTTTGAAATCCAATAAACATGTCTCCATCATGCCTTTTATAGGAGATATCAATGTATGAACATTTTGAACcaagatttttaaagaaattgtCAGGTTGTCCAAACTCCACAGTGCTCTTCATTAAATATACAAAACGTGTCATTCTTCTGGGAAGTGACACTGTCCAAAAGTTAGACAATTCAACAAAGAATTTTTAGGAAAGACATCAAACCCCAGTTCTTAAGGGAATGAAAACTGATGTATTTAAATGTAATCACAGAGTTTTAGCTTGGGATTTCTGTTTTGAGAAGTGTTACTTTGtgtgctgctcctccctgccctaCTCTTATGTATTAATACTGGCAAGTACTACATTAGGAGTGCTCTTATCCTAAAAGTAGACTGTTAAGCTGGTATAGtcattcctttccttcttccctgtACTGCAAATAAGGTACACTGACACGGTAACAGACAGTGGTAATGCAAACACAAAGAGTCACTTAAATTACCTGAAGTTTGGAAATAAAAGTTGCGAATTTATACAGCCATGATGCTGATTGTATGATTTGTCTTCACCAGGGTTAAAGCTGGTTACACAGCTGGTTTAAAATGACACATTTCTTCTCAATGTGTCAGGTAAGAAAAGCTTTCTAAGAAAGTCCTTTTCAAAGTCATCATCTTGAAAGTCTTGCAGCTGATAGAACGAGACAATTCAAATTGCTACTGCTTCAGCTCCAGACGAGCAGACGAGTTAAATGTTTAGGAGTAGAGTCCATCATGAATCCTACTGGTTATGGGGATGAGACCTCAAAAACATCAGTCTTGCCTGTCCCAGTAGCTTATTGACTGCAATGATAGTATTTGTGGAATTCGTTCATAAATATCACTATACATTTTTACTTAAAGCCATATCCTAACAGTAATAAAGATGACAATCCTGGGGGAACAATCACATTAAATGTATATATAAGAACATTATAAAAGAGTGACAAAGTTGTATTTCATTACAAAAGaggtttctcctttttttttcctgacaattcctttttaaactaaaacagACTTTCATTCTTATGTCAccaaatgaggaaaaaaaaatcaaatcctaaaattctgatatttagaaaaaaaacaggaaaactaCTGTCATACTACAAAACATTTCACTTTACAACAACCTCTAAGAGTTATCTATTACCTGgatgataaagaaaaattggGACATGAGAAGGATAAAATCTCAAAACAAGACCTCAAGTATTTTTGGATAAAATTCCCTACTCTGATGCAAGACTCTCTGACCTTAGGGGGACATTTGTACAGAGAATGACTGTGTGTGGAACCAGCCAGAGAGATGCTATGGATCAGGAGAAAAATCCTGACtttattttggtgttttataatttttccaGTATAAACTGATGTGTGAACCATTTCAACAATAAGAAGCAAGAAGCAGGTATATTCTAACAATTTCCAACATAAATCCCAACTTTCATTTTTCCAACAAAacttttgtttatttaacagtACACtgtcaaaaaaattaaaatctgtttatttcATATTCTTTATGATGAAAAGTATATAAACTgcacttttaaattaaatcaggTTCTGCCCAAACTGATCTGCTTTAAGACTTATAACTTCAGTGGAGAAAATTAAGATGCTTCAGCAAGtatcaattttctgttaaaaaaaatgtccgcaagacaaaataaaaaaatttattaatttacaaTAAGCAATGTAAACAGCAAAAACAACAGAAGCCACAAAGTTTCACGCACCAGCTGCTAGCAGACAGATAACTCCAAATGCTCATAGAACTTTGTATCTTCCTTTGTTGGTAGGTTGGTAAGAATTTTGCTGCAAATAAAGAAGATAATCACAGTTAAAAGCGAAGATAGATTAAATGAATTGCAATAAAATCCCACTAGGTTATTAACTGGGTATGATGTAAAACTACAGCAAACTAAATTTATCAACACatataaaatatcaaaatgaGGGGGATAATTCTCCTCTCCCCTGCCTGACTGTGTTGAAATTAGGAAATTTATTGGGACCCAACTCGTTGAGAGCTCTTCATTCAAAAACCTCTGTCAATGTGTTATCTCCATCTGCTGGCTGATAGCAGCCGTGTTCTGGCTGATTAACCAGTCTCATGGATTTTTAGGCTGTTCAATAAAACAGTGGTTGTGAGATCTATAGGTCCCAGTCCCTGATATTAATAAAACCTTATGCCAGAGCGTAAACATTTGCAGAAGTCAATCTCATAAAGGACACATTAAGGCACTTTCCCCTTGTATTCTGGATATTGCACTCACCAATCTGATGAGCTCCTCTTTTATAAGTCGTGTGATTTCTGCCTTTGCTTTCTGTACAGCCAGTTCATTGGCACCTGAagataaaaatatgcattttaatcTTAAACACTTTCTGTATATGAAGCCTACAGCCTGTCCACTTTCAGAAGCAGAATAAAATTTGCTGAATATCCTCAGCTATTTGGTGAAAAACACTCTATTGTATAGACTACCAAAGCTTGACTCTCTTTTAAGGAAGGTATTCCAGTCATAAATGATACTGTTCAGAAATACGTAGGATTAGAGGCTTCTTGAGAAAAACTCAACCATTATGACATTTGCCAAGTTCTTGTTGTAGTAGTTGATGCAATTTCTTACACCTTTAACAGCCTAAACAGaattctctttccttccttatTTCACACTGGCACAGACCTCTTTGTGCTgattctttttcctctgttctctCCTCCAAACTGACTTCATATGTTAGCTGTTGTTCagtggcaggggaggagaagCCTCTCTGTGATCCCCATGGATCATTTGATAAGTGTATAAACAATTGCCAAGTAACTGAAGTGAGTCTTTAACTCAAGCGTCCAAACACCGACTACAGAAATTCCATGTCCAATTACAAAACTAGACTCATAGCTTTAAGAGAAACATTTATAAAAAGAATACATACTTTCTATAGCCAAATAAATCTTTCGTTCTCCTTCCTTGGGTTCTTTGCCTGGAGGGAAGTAAGTTCCCCTGATTGTAATGGCAGCTTCAGAATATTCACTGATTCTCTGCAGTGCTTCCTTGGAGGTAACTTTCCATCTGGCAGTCTGCAAGGTGAAGGATATGAAAGGATCAGCAAGGAGAAAGGCACCACACAAAATGGCAATCCATTAGTTCTGCCAGTGTGGGCAGAACCTCAAAGATAAATATAGGGAATTTGTACTTGATACTGTGAAATATAAATCCTCAAAATAATAGATGATGTAGATCAGAGCAGCAATATTCTGAACTGCAGAAATACTAAGGTACtaaaaaaaagggcaaagaGCAGTCATGGCAGTAAAGCCTTTCCAAAAAACACCAGACACTGTCAGAGATCTGGATATTACAGAAGTGGGCAGAGGATGAAGAGGTTTTTGTCTGGTAACAAATACTTGTTTTTCTGATACTCTCTGGAATAAATCCAAAGCATAGCATTTTTATAACCTGAGAAGTAATCACAGTTGACGCAGTAATTTCAATTAGGTAAGATCAGAAATAAAGACATAATATTTTATTGGTGTAAGTATGAAGAGAGGTTTTGCTAAATAATGGTACCTTAAACTTGATTATAGCAAAATGGTTACTTGCCTGTGGGAAGTCATTGATCTCTAACTCTTCTTCATATCTCTTGAAGGATTCATTCTGTCCTCCATCCTGTTTCTCTTCTTCCTGCTTCTCTATGGGTACATAATTGAGCTTGGCATTGATTTTTTCAGCCAGTTGCTCTGCAATGGTCTTGGCAGACACAGTAGGAGCTTGAATTGTGCCTCCTCTCAGGATAGCATTTGTAGCCTGCTGCATCACATCCTGTAAAAGGACAGGTCTATACTGAGAACAAGGTAGCCAAAAAAAGTCCTATATAAACCAGTGAGAGTTTCATTAAAGCTCTCTATGTAATGTGATTATCTACATAACAAATACATTCTCCAGACttcttctcccttccttcctctcaaCAACTCCCTTCATACCTGCAAAGAAAAGATCTTTGTCATCTTTTGTACTTTCAGCCTAAAATATCTTTGGACATCCCAGAACAATTAAGCTCAGTCTAAACACATTGTACATCACACGTACACCTCATGcttcagcagagaaaaatgttctGCAACTCTGCCAAAGCTGACAAAACTAATTGTGTAATGTTATCAGTAATGAATTAACTTTGCCAGGGCAGACAAAGCATTTACAGTTATGTAGTAAGTCTTATAAACATATCAGCTCACTCACAAATACTATGTGAGTTAGCCCAGTCTAAATGAGATAAACAATGCAGTATGTTACTGAACATGAAATGGCAACCACAGAACAAAGAACTGAACAACCtctattaaaaaagaataaaattggTCTGCAAAGAGCCTGACCTTAAAGTGGAAGGGAACCATGACTTGTGCCTCTGCTCCAAGATTCTTCTGGGCATTGATTCTCAAGGCCAATCTTTTAGcaatttccaatttttctgcATTCCCAGCTGATGGTGTAGGAGCATTTGATGTTCCTGGCGCTGCCATGTCTTTTACTCTTTTCTTTGAATTGAACATGCTTTCAATTTGTTCATCAATCTGAAGGAAATAACAATTATATGATCACTGCATTTACCACTATATAATCTTTTTATCATAAAGAAACAATAAGGGGCATTTAGTTCACATGTCTTTAAAGAAATTGATCTTGTATAAATGGTAGAAGCCTGTCCAAAACTACAGCTCAACAAAAGGATGATCTAATCAGGAAAAAGTCtgaacagactttttttttgtttatttgcaaGGTCACAAAAAGGAATCTATCCAACATTAAGAAAGGAATCTAGTAAGatttagaaatagaaaatgCTACTATGTCTTTAAAGCActtcaaataaaatatgttcGCAATTGAGGACCACAGTTTTCACTTATGCAAgataaatatcccaaataattGATGTGACTTTCATGTAATTACACTTATTATGTGCAAAATACcagtaaataaaaaagagaCACTGAAGATCTTCCTAGATCTTGATCTTCATAGCTGTATCTCTATATTTGAACAATACATGCAGTCAGTAACAAAGGTCACTGAGTAACAGACATCCATACACTCTGCAAGGTATCATGGAACCTACTGGGGAAGAAAATCAAATGTATTGAGAAAATCCATAAGCAACTTAAAATCCTATTCCCAAGTGCTTACATCAACAGCTGTATCTTCATCATCTGAATCTTGCAAGCCAAGAGCTGCTTTTTGTAGCTTCTTTCTTTCATTAGCCAAAGCCTGTTCTGTTTCATCAAATTTAAAACCTTTGCCAGAGAATCCACTgctttttttaatcaattttccctcctgaaaacaaaaacatctaTTATCATACTTAGGAGTTTCAAATCCTAGTTCTGACAGTCATAAAATAACTGTAAGATtatacaaataattttgaagttctttaaaaagcaaatccTAGCACATTCATAAAATGCTCCAAATttaaaaagctgcatttcacaatgaaatgtaataaaaaaaccccctgTGTTAATTCAGCAGAGACAGTACCCTACTGGGATTGTCTGTAAGTATACATTTTAAATGCtcttcaaatgcaaaaaaaaaccctccatttttttaatcagaaaaacTCCAAAGTCACTCTTCTCAGCATGAGCGAGATCCTCTGATGATGAGCTCTAGAAATAATCATACAAATTCCTTAAAAAGGCTTCATTATCTCGTATGCAAATTTTATTGAAAGCCAAAGTGTCCCTCATGCCATAGGTATTTATTACATACCAGGTGACAGTATTTAAATTCTCAAGAACAGCTCTTTAAATGAAATTCAAGATCCCAATCTTGAGGTCACTGACACACTTAGCCAAGCACACACGTGTTCCCAGAGGTGACCCATGTGTGTACACTGGACAACTGGACACACATGCATACACAGGCATTAAACCTAGACAAACCCCCCTACTGAAGAAAGAATTACTTACAGCCTTCTGTTGGTCTTTGAAGTCAGCCCAGAGCTTCTCCAAATCAGTAGGAATTGGATTCCCAGACAATTCCAAAGCCTTAATGATATCACCAGCATAACGTGCCTGATCCTCAGTAATGAATGTATATGCATATCCCTGGTCAAAATTTATTTAAGAGACAATCAGGAAAAAGCTCTAAAGACTCTCTCTCTAAATTTATGGAAGCACCCTTGCACAGATGCTGATTTCTGGTCAATCAAAGTAACCATGGCAGTCATGCAATAACTCTTTTTTTAGTGGAAATGTAGAATGAATAATATGATTTCCCAGGAAGCTGGGATACAGAGGCAGACATCCAAATATACTAAACACTGAAATCTCTCCTTCCAACTAATGTTGTCATGGTTAAAAGTTTGAAAAGTTAAAATCTTATCAATTTAGTAGGGCACATGTCCAACACTGAAAAATACCACAACTTTCAGCCACAAGTGGGATTTAGAAGAACACTCAGACATCAGAAGAACACATAAGAGCCAAATTTCAGATTGCTAAAAACACTCTTCCCACCAACAACACAAACTACACCCTCTGTAGCTATCCCTTGGAGCAACTTCATCaaacaataaaaggaaaaatgccaGCACTAACAAAACCAGGTAGCTGAGTGTACATACTTTATTGCCAGCTCGCCCAGTGCGGCCTGCTCGGTGCACATAGTCCTCATAATGGTTGGGACAGCTGTAATTGACCACCAGCATCAGCTGCTTCACATCCAAGCCCCTCGCTGCTACAGACGTGGCCACCAGAAGTTTGCAGGTTCCATTCTTGAAGTCATTAATGATGCTGTCCCTGTCATACTGATCAATACCTGCAAGACAAATCAGTTAATTATAAAAGTTCTGCTTTAAGTCACGAGAATGTGTACACAGGTCAAAATATCCTCCAACttcaaccaaccaaaaccataAGCAAATAAAACTTCAATACTTTCACAGTTTTGAAGGCAAATACATTAGCCAAAATAACCTCTATTatttagaataatttaatttttcaactATCAAAAGATATTTTCCCCATACCAAGACCCTCAAAAcgttttttaatattattttgtattttgtactTCAGCTGAGACCTCATCTGGAGGCTTTGTGTGTTCTCTAAAGGCAACAGAAATCTCAGAAgaacaagaatatttttccctcttccattGCAGCATTCCTGCAGAACACTGATTTTGTAGTTATTCGTTTTACATAAAATGCTCTAAAAAATACTGtaagttttaaaatacactgggatgggacagcattgtaaagagatttttctcctcttgctACTTACATTCTATACTACTTGACAGAAGAAAAGTAAAGTGACAACTGCTGCTACTgtggaatttaaaataaaaatatcaagtgATACTCTCCCAATGGCACTCACTACAGTAATGAGGTGTTAACTCTCAGTAACAGCCCTCTTGCACAGACACAAGATCTGGCATCTGATGACATCTCACAGAGAACAATGAAGAGTAATTACACAAAATTATTGTGTCTATTTCAAATTAAGAGACAACTATCCTCCCCAATTACAAAGCAAAACCTGCTTATGAAGAAGCAATAATTGGTACTATACAGGAACTAAGTGATACTGGATACCAACACCCTAGCTATTAGCTATTACATAGTTAATATAAATCCTTAAATTTGAAGATTACCTCCATGAAGAGACAAGCAAGGATAAGAGGCCCTCATTAAATCTTTCAATAACCCATCAGCATGTTCTTGCTTATCTACAAATATGATAACGGATCCTTTCTCCTGATAATGTCCCAGTAGCTCCAGTAACTTCAGAAACTTGTTCTCCTCTTCTATGACAATCTAGAGAAAGACATACAAAAGCCAAGGAGAAAGAATATAATTTGTATCTTGAGTCATTAAACACATCTGGAGCATACAGAAGTAAAAATCAGGAACAGGAGATAGCTTTTTCAGGCTGTTCCCACAGCTAGTGGTAAAAGAGCTGTTCAGCTTAGTACTACAGACCAACTTCAAAAATCACACTCATTTGCAGATTAGGGTGTTGATCTGTTCtaagttaatttttaataaagccACTGAACTTCTAAAAAGAAAAGCTCTGTGGGTATATTGGTTTATATTCAACATTCCAGGGAACAATCTTCTGTGAGCAAATGAGAAGATCAGTGAGGCAGATGTATCATACTCACCACGTGTTGCTCCACATCAGAACAGACAACGCTTCTGCCTCCAACCTGCACCTCTATAGGTTTACTGAGGATCCTGCGAGCCAGGGCCTCCATAGCTCTGGGAAAAGTAGCAGAGAACATGACAGTCTGACGGTCAGGCCTGACGTTGTCTACAATGCGCATAACCTGTGGTGAGAGAACGTTTCCTGTTAATATCCAAGTGCTGTAACTCAATTTCACACGCATACAAAGCTGTCGCCTTTAAAGTCAAGTGGTATCTGCACCTCACAGACTACAAAACATTCTTTACAGATTTCCTCTTGGCACCAAGCTGCTGGCATTGGAAGACAGGCAAAACTTGCTGGATTCAGAAGGAGGTTGCATGGCAATATGCAATCCggcagcagctcagcaaaaTTCCtaggaaatgcagcagaaatcCTACAGTtcaagaaacaaataaaaggaattttCCTAGTTTTGGAGAACAGTATAGCCCGTGACAACTGAAAGAGCCCTGGATGTCCAAAGCTCTCAGCAAGTAATTATTCAGCAGCATTTccaacattttgtttttatctctTGCCAAGAGATAAACACTTTATAAACAGACTATAACTACCAACACAACACCTGTATCAAGGAAGTACACAAGGATACAATATGGCCACAAGTACTCAAAGTGAGTGTGTAAAACATCCTGTGTATTAGAGAAAAATCTAAGCCATACAGGAATTTGTTGAAAGCAAaacactgaatcacagaatggtctgggttggaagggaccttaaagatcatccattTCCAATCCCTTGCCAAGGGCACagataccttccactagataTGAGGATAACGTGATGCTATAATAATGTGGTAATAAATGTGAGAGTAATAGACAGAGTCAGCTTAAACTGCCGCCCATATGCAGCACATCCTTTTGAACACCCACAGGCAGTGTAGCAATAACGTAGTGTTACAAAATCCTTGATGTGAGAAACAGCATCTTTTGGCACCATCCCTCATGTCATGAATTACCTGAGGCTCAAACCCCATGTCAAACATTCTGTCAGCTTCATCAAGTACAACGTAAGTGACTCTACGGAGGTTTGTCACCCGACCtatgaaaggagaggaaaaaacacatGGGAAACAAAATCAAATGGAAATCTAGTTTCCcttaggaatattttttttaaatgttatatAGTCTCACTATCGGCTaacaaaaacattaattaatttttaaaaaaattcactaAAAGTGAATTTTAATGTTCACACTTTAATCACACATACATTCTGGGAAATGTGTAAGTATGCACAAGGCCCTTTTAGTTTGCCAAACTCTTCTCTTGCATACCATCACAGGGCCAGAAGAACCTGTAAAATTCAGAAAACTGCCCTCGCCAAAACACATCATAAAACTAAGACTGAGCTGAAGCAAGGAGCCACATCAGCCAGTATCTGACAGCGGCACCTAGAAAAGAACATATTAGAGATTACAGCGCATGTGTGGAAGGCAAAGCCCAGTGCTaactgctgcagcctcaggaaaTTCCTTTATACACAATCTGTAGTGCTTCCTTGGAACTAAGAATAACTATTGAGGGTAACCATACTAGTTCTAGATCACTGCTAATAATAGGCATAAAACAGAATAAGCAGTCTTTTCAAAATGACTATATGAAGATTAAAACCTACCCAGCAATACTACTGAATTTAAAATCAAGAACCACCCCAAACTCTGGGACAGgttgaaataaaataagtaaGTTGTGTTTCTGTGAACGTTTTGAACTTATTATGGACAGGCTAACTAGCACCCTTCCCAAACTGTGAAGAGATTCCCTTTCATGAGAAGGATTTAACTCAAGGATTTTAGAACCATACTCTCAAACAATATAGAAGCATTCAGTTCCACACAACTGTGGAATGTCACTGCCAAATGCTCTCTGAATGGAGCAGATTTGTCCTATTTTCTACAACTATCACTCAGATTTCTGCCTATGAAACTACAGAAGAACTTGGTCCTCTCAGCTTCAGCAAATTGTAGCTGAACCCTCAAATTATTTAAGACATTATGCACTGCATTTTTTAAGATACGGAATTCATACTTAAGGAACAAAGTATTCCTTATATCTACGTATCTATTTAACATCTCAACACTTTCATCCCCAAATAATAACTTTGTAAAATTACTTGGGAACAGCATTAATGTACCTACCTTTGACGATTTAAGTCTTGGAAGCCCAGTTCTATATGTCTTGAAGGTACTTTTTTCACAGAAGTTAAATAATGTCAACAGTTTAGTAGAGGTTTTGATGTggaataatttaataataaaactttATCTAACAAGCATGCAATGGTTACACTAGGACAAAACCTCTTAAAGCTGCAGTGGCTCAGTTTAATCAATCTGAATATTTGATAAAAGGTcacttcttttatttctgagcaGGTATTAAGGGAGGgcttctttgttttttaaagccaaCAGATAAAGGCAGTCAGATGCTCTTGTAAAGCAGGGAACTGCTGAGCTACCCTAACGCAGATAACAGGTCAATGGGCAGACAAAATAAGCAACTGTTACGTAACCTTTATCTAAATTACTCCAAGTTAAAAAATTTGGACCAGCACATTTCAAGTTTAGCAATGATAAGCATTCTCAAAAACTCTACAAGAATGTAGTATTTCCTGTCCTCCCAAAAAAAGTCAAATCAATATATGCTTAAACATATTATTAGTACTATATATTCTAACAGCTATATAGTGCAGCCTGAAGAGATATAAGAAAATTCCATAAGACCATTTATCAAAATACATGATCTTTTGAATTTGTTAGAATTACACAACAAATGTAAAAAAGTTCTCCAAAGGAAAAGGTTTTCTACTCACCATTGTTAGCTGCTAACATGTCAATCATACGTCCAGGTGTGCAAACAATAATTTCAGCACCTCTTTTGAGTTCAGCTATCTGATTTCAAAACACAGTAAACAATCTATTAGTTCTTGCTTTGTGATTTCTTTCAGGGTTTTTAAACATATATCACcttgcaaaaaagaaaaccacctACACTGTAATACAGCTAACAGTGTGAATTATGTAAAGATTTTAATTagcaaattcttcaagtctttgGAAAACTTTGCTTCCAAAAAGAGTAACCCCTGAAGTCTGAAGTGAAGTAGCTTTAATGAGGATATGACTTCATCACAGTTAAGAGCCTGTAAGAAATGTCAGTGTTACATCAGGAACAAGTGATAGTAGACACACAGATGGTTACTCCTGTTGTTTCCATAAATGAGTGGGGTTGAGGTATGGAAAACCTTGTAATTAATTCCTAAGTTACTTCAAGATACACTATTTGATAATGCAATAAACCAATGTTACCATTTTCTGGCTTTTGTTATCTTAAGAGGAACTCTCAGAAAAATATAGCTTCTTAGTAACTTTCAAACTATTATAACCCACTAATAACACAGTTTTAATTTAATG from Poecile atricapillus isolate bPoeAtr1 chromosome 13, bPoeAtr1.hap1, whole genome shotgun sequence encodes the following:
- the DDX46 gene encoding probable ATP-dependent RNA helicase DDX46, whose product is MGRESRHYRKRSASRGRSGSRSRSRSPSDKRKREDRRSRSRDRDRRRERSRSRDKRRSRSRDRKRQRRSRSRERERSRERRRSRSRERRRSRSRSRGRRSRSSSPSKNRKTENRSRSKEKTEGVEVSKEKKKDKDDKEEEKDKDATTNAVATENFDQNKLEEEMRKRKERVEKWREEQRKKAMENIGELKKEIEEMKQGKKWSLEDDDDDEEETAEGEKEGNEVEDEELDPLDAYMEEVKEEVKKFNMRSVKGGGGSEKKTGPTVTKVVTVVTTKKAAAESEKKKGELMENDQDAMEYSSEEEEVDLQTALTGYQTKQRKLLEPVDHGKIEYEPFRKNFYVEVPELAKMTQEEVNVYRLELEGITVKGKGCPKPIKTWVQCGISMKILTALKKHGYEKPTPIQTQAIPAIMNGRDLIGIAKTGSGKTIAFLLPMFRHIMDQRALEEGEGPIAVIMTPTRELALQITKECKKFSKTLGLRVVCVYGGTGISEQIAELKRGAEIIVCTPGRMIDMLAANNGRVTNLRRVTYVVLDEADRMFDMGFEPQVMRIVDNVRPDRQTVMFSATFPRAMEALARRILSKPIEVQVGGRSVVCSDVEQHVIVIEEENKFLKLLELLGHYQEKGSVIIFVDKQEHADGLLKDLMRASYPCLSLHGGIDQYDRDSIINDFKNGTCKLLVATSVAARGLDVKQLMLVVNYSCPNHYEDYVHRAGRTGRAGNKGYAYTFITEDQARYAGDIIKALELSGNPIPTDLEKLWADFKDQQKAEGKLIKKSSGFSGKGFKFDETEQALANERKKLQKAALGLQDSDDEDTAVDIDEQIESMFNSKKRVKDMAAPGTSNAPTPSAGNAEKLEIAKRLALRINAQKNLGAEAQVMVPFHFKDVMQQATNAILRGGTIQAPTVSAKTIAEQLAEKINAKLNYVPIEKQEEEKQDGGQNESFKRYEEELEINDFPQTARWKVTSKEALQRISEYSEAAITIRGTYFPPGKEPKEGERKIYLAIESANELAVQKAKAEITRLIKEELIRLQNSYQPTNKGRYKVL